A section of the Arcobacter roscoffensis genome encodes:
- a CDS encoding ATP-binding protein, translated as MKTLEACYEINFSKINFIERKIRVTHPKTVVKGASKVGKSFLIYDYLSNFKTNEYIYIDLTDPRNDIEEVKLHLDDFLREKKIKVLVIESFDFSFEIPYCESIIISSNIDKKLKGFRDITVLPLDFEEYLLHDKRYQNTTQSFNNFLKYGNLPEVLNFEEHRKIQRLQEVIKLQAKDNTHFEILNILFENVDEKKSLYQLFNTLKTKIKISKDKFYNTCKNLEHENTIYFLPKFNQEKATKKIYSYNHSFLNIISHNKKFKNEFANMIFLELIHKNKEIYYLDYIDFYIKDTSQAIVAIPFFNTFLMNSTLKKIYKNMSEHNIEELFIITISNTEIIKHKKYKINVLPFYEWALS; from the coding sequence ATGAAAACACTAGAAGCCTGCTATGAAATTAATTTTTCTAAAATTAATTTCATTGAGAGAAAAATAAGAGTAACCCACCCAAAAACAGTAGTAAAAGGTGCTTCAAAAGTAGGCAAAAGCTTTTTAATATATGATTATCTATCAAATTTTAAAACTAATGAATATATTTATATAGACTTAACTGATCCAAGAAATGATATAGAGGAAGTAAAACTACATCTAGATGATTTTTTAAGAGAAAAGAAAATCAAAGTTTTAGTAATTGAGAGTTTTGATTTTAGTTTCGAAATCCCATATTGTGAAAGCATAATAATTAGCTCAAATATAGATAAGAAACTAAAAGGCTTTAGAGATATTACAGTACTTCCTTTGGATTTTGAAGAGTACTTACTTCATGATAAAAGATACCAAAACACAACTCAAAGTTTTAATAACTTCTTAAAATATGGTAATTTACCAGAAGTTTTAAACTTTGAAGAGCACAGGAAGATACAAAGACTGCAAGAAGTTATAAAACTTCAAGCAAAAGATAATACACATTTTGAGATTTTAAATATTTTATTTGAAAATGTAGATGAAAAGAAATCTTTATATCAATTATTTAACACTTTAAAAACTAAAATAAAAATATCAAAAGATAAGTTTTATAATACTTGTAAAAATTTAGAGCATGAAAATACAATATATTTTCTTCCTAAATTCAATCAAGAAAAAGCAACAAAAAAAATCTACTCATATAATCACTCTTTTTTAAATATAATAAGTCATAATAAAAAGTTTAAAAATGAGTTTGCAAATATGATTTTCTTAGAATTAATACATAAAAATAAAGAAATTTACTACTTAGATTATATTGATTTTTATATCAAAGATACCAGTCAAGCAATAGTTGCTATTCCTTTTTTTAATACTTTTTTAATGAATTCAACTTTAAAGAAAATATATAAAAATATGAGTGAACATAATATTGAAGAACTTTTTATTATAACTATTTCAAATACTGAGATAATTAAGCATAAAAAATACAAAATAAATGTACTTCCCTTTTATGAATGGGCTTTAAGTTAA
- a CDS encoding DNA-directed RNA polymerase subunit omega gives MMRLEERMTKALKQVNNDRYILAIAVGQRADELSKGAKPLLEQNTQNMKYTDIAIDEIANGFLKIDGFVEEE, from the coding sequence ATGATGAGATTAGAAGAGAGAATGACAAAAGCCTTAAAGCAAGTAAATAATGACAGATACATCTTAGCTATTGCTGTTGGTCAAAGAGCTGATGAATTAAGTAAAGGTGCTAAACCACTATTAGAACAAAATACACAAAACATGAAATATACTGATATTGCAATTGATGAAATTGCAAATGGTTTTTTAAAAATTGATGGTTTTGTAGAAGAAGAGTAG
- the pyrH gene encoding UMP kinase, with translation MNKRVLVKFSGEALAGAEGYGIDTKILDYIANEIKELVDNGIEVGIVIGGGNIIRGVTAAADGVIKRTSADYMGMLGTVINGVAMQEALEHKGLSARLQTAIKMEQLAEPFIVRKAMRHLEKGRVVIFSAGTGNPYFTTDTAATLRATEIGASMLIKATKVDGVYDKDPMKFDDAIKLDTISYDRALEDHIKVMDDTAIALAKDNKLPIVVANMNEKSNLLNIVNGDYSKCSIVK, from the coding sequence ATGAATAAAAGAGTACTTGTAAAATTTTCCGGAGAAGCATTAGCTGGTGCTGAAGGTTATGGTATAGATACTAAAATCCTAGACTATATCGCAAATGAAATTAAAGAGCTAGTTGATAACGGTATTGAAGTTGGTATTGTTATTGGTGGAGGAAACATCATTAGAGGTGTTACTGCTGCTGCTGATGGTGTTATCAAAAGAACTAGTGCAGATTATATGGGTATGTTAGGAACTGTTATAAATGGTGTTGCAATGCAAGAAGCATTAGAGCACAAGGGTTTAAGTGCTAGATTACAAACTGCAATTAAAATGGAACAATTAGCTGAACCATTTATTGTAAGAAAAGCAATGAGACACTTAGAAAAAGGCAGAGTTGTAATATTTAGTGCGGGAACTGGTAACCCATACTTTACAACTGATACAGCTGCAACTTTAAGAGCTACAGAGATTGGTGCATCTATGCTAATCAAAGCTACTAAAGTTGACGGAGTATATGATAAAGATCCAATGAAATTTGATGATGCTATTAAGCTTGATACAATTTCATATGATAGAGCTTTAGAAGATCATATCAAAGTTATGGATGACACTGCAATTGCACTTGCAAAAGATAACAAGCTTCCAATTGTTGTTGCAAACATGAATGAAAAAAGCAATTTACTAAACATCGTAAATGGTGATTACAGTAAATGTTCAATTGTTAAATAG
- a CDS encoding anthranilate synthase component I family protein, which translates to MNFYSKELFLDQFTPVSIYEKIKALYTNEVTFLFESTINSSDGNYSFIVIGARERVWYENGICYFKNEEGITKEVDSNPLKFLQKYYKDFDKDFYKQKAQELGIGFVDGFIGNIGYDIGKEFEPTLKKSMNSLEDQLNIPDLDLIRPNIILGFSHKTSKLIMLTSIDSLKNELEKIEKELYTPYVYQAPKKAEILDEGKFNFTKEQFFDMVARSKEMIRSGDVFQILMSNRFIQKAKVDNLSFYRSLRSKNPSPYLIFLEYENFCIAGSSPEVMVKLVDGHLLLRPIAGTRKRGKTLEKDLQMENELKNDSKENAEHLMLVDLGRNDVGRVAKAGTVKVTDLMRIEKYSHVMHIVSDVEAVIDDTKYDMFDLFMATFTAGTMTGAPKIRAMELIAQFEGIKRNFYSGSIGYFGFDGNMDSCITIRTTMLTDDTVIFQAGAGVVADSIPEDEYLEVHNKLAANIATLKDLS; encoded by the coding sequence ATGAATTTTTATAGTAAAGAACTATTTTTAGACCAATTTACACCTGTTTCAATTTATGAAAAGATAAAAGCTTTATATACAAATGAAGTAACTTTTCTTTTTGAAAGTACTATCAATTCAAGTGATGGGAACTACTCATTTATTGTAATTGGAGCAAGAGAAAGAGTTTGGTATGAAAATGGTATTTGTTACTTTAAAAATGAAGAGGGAATTACAAAAGAAGTCGACTCTAACCCTTTAAAATTTTTACAAAAATATTATAAAGATTTTGACAAAGATTTTTATAAACAAAAAGCACAAGAGCTTGGTATTGGTTTTGTAGATGGATTTATTGGGAATATTGGCTATGATATTGGTAAAGAGTTTGAGCCAACACTTAAAAAATCAATGAACTCTTTGGAAGACCAGTTAAATATCCCTGATTTAGATTTAATTAGACCAAATATAATTTTAGGTTTTTCACATAAAACATCTAAACTAATTATGTTAACTTCTATTGACTCATTAAAAAATGAGCTTGAAAAAATAGAAAAAGAGCTTTATACTCCTTATGTATATCAAGCCCCTAAAAAAGCTGAAATTTTAGATGAAGGTAAGTTTAATTTCACAAAAGAACAATTTTTTGATATGGTTGCTCGTTCAAAAGAAATGATTAGATCAGGGGATGTATTCCAAATTCTGATGTCAAATCGATTTATCCAAAAAGCAAAGGTTGATAACTTAAGTTTTTATAGATCTCTTCGAAGTAAAAACCCAAGTCCTTATTTAATTTTCCTAGAGTATGAAAACTTTTGTATCGCAGGAAGTTCACCTGAGGTTATGGTAAAACTAGTTGATGGACACTTGCTTTTAAGACCAATTGCAGGAACAAGAAAAAGAGGTAAGACTTTAGAAAAAGACTTACAAATGGAAAATGAGCTTAAAAATGATTCAAAAGAAAATGCTGAACATCTAATGCTTGTTGACCTTGGAAGAAATGATGTGGGAAGAGTTGCAAAAGCAGGAACTGTAAAAGTTACAGACTTAATGAGAATTGAAAAATACTCACATGTTATGCATATAGTATCTGATGTAGAAGCTGTTATTGATGATACAAAGTATGATATGTTTGATTTATTTATGGCTACTTTTACAGCAGGAACTATGACAGGAGCTCCAAAAATTAGGGCAATGGAATTAATCGCTCAATTTGAAGGTATCAAAAGAAACTTCTATTCAGGAAGTATTGGATACTTTGGATTTGATGGAAATATGGATAGTTGTATTACTATTAGAACAACAATGCTTACAGATGACACTGTAATTTTCCAAGCAGGTGCTGGTGTTGTAGCTGATTCTATTCCAGAAGATGAATATCTAGAAGTTCACAACAAACTTGCTGCAAATATAGCAACACTAAAAGACTTATCTTAA
- a CDS encoding serine hydroxymethyltransferase, with amino-acid sequence MSYISNASLKEADKEIFDIVEQELDRQTTHLEMIASENFTSPAVMETMGSVFTNKYAEGYPYKRYYGGCEFADAAEQLAIDRACEIFGCSYANVQPHSGSQANGAVYAALLKAGDKILGMDLSHGGHLTHGSKPSFSGKNYQAFYYGVELDGRINYDKVMEIAKITQPKIIVCGASAYAREIDFSKFREIADAVGAILFADIAHIAGLVAAGEHMSPFPYADVVTSTTHKTLRGPRGGIILSNDEDIAKKINSAIFPGLQGGPLVHVMAAKAVAFKEILAPEWKDYAKQVKANAAKLGEVLVSRGYDIVSGGTDNHLVLVSFLNKEFSGKDADAALQNAGITVNKNTVPGETRSPFVTSGVRIGSPALTARGMKEQEFELIANKIADILDDIENTELQASIKAELKDLANNFVIYTQSTY; translated from the coding sequence ATGAGCTATATATCAAACGCATCGTTAAAAGAGGCAGATAAAGAGATATTTGATATCGTTGAGCAAGAGTTAGATAGACAAACAACACACTTAGAAATGATTGCAAGTGAGAACTTTACTTCACCTGCTGTTATGGAAACTATGGGTTCAGTATTTACAAACAAATATGCTGAGGGTTACCCTTATAAAAGATATTATGGTGGATGTGAATTTGCTGATGCTGCTGAGCAATTAGCAATTGATAGAGCTTGTGAAATCTTTGGATGTTCTTATGCAAATGTACAACCACATTCAGGTTCACAAGCAAATGGTGCTGTTTATGCAGCATTATTAAAAGCTGGTGATAAAATCTTAGGTATGGACTTATCTCATGGTGGTCACTTAACTCATGGTTCTAAACCATCATTCTCAGGTAAGAACTACCAAGCATTCTACTACGGTGTAGAATTAGATGGTAGAATTAACTATGATAAAGTAATGGAAATTGCTAAAATCACTCAACCAAAAATCATCGTTTGTGGAGCTTCTGCTTACGCAAGAGAAATTGATTTTTCTAAATTTAGAGAAATTGCTGATGCAGTTGGTGCTATTTTATTTGCTGATATTGCACATATTGCTGGATTAGTTGCAGCAGGTGAGCATATGAGTCCATTCCCTTATGCTGATGTAGTAACTTCAACAACTCATAAGACTTTAAGAGGTCCAAGAGGTGGTATTATTTTATCAAATGATGAAGATATTGCTAAGAAAATCAATTCTGCTATTTTCCCAGGATTACAAGGTGGACCATTAGTTCACGTAATGGCAGCAAAAGCAGTAGCATTTAAAGAGATTTTAGCACCTGAATGGAAAGATTATGCTAAGCAAGTAAAAGCAAATGCAGCTAAACTTGGTGAAGTATTAGTTTCAAGAGGATACGATATTGTATCTGGTGGAACAGATAATCACTTAGTATTAGTATCTTTCTTAAACAAAGAATTTTCAGGAAAAGATGCAGATGCAGCATTACAAAACGCTGGAATTACTGTAAATAAAAATACAGTACCAGGTGAAACAAGATCTCCATTTGTAACATCAGGGGTTAGAATTGGATCACCTGCTTTAACAGCAAGAGGAATGAAAGAGCAAGAGTTTGAATTAATTGCAAACAAAATTGCTGATATTTTAGACGATATTGAGAACACTGAATTACAAGCAAGTATTAAGGCTGAACTTAAAGATTTAGCTAATAACTTTGTTATTTACACTCAGTCTACTTACTAA
- a CDS encoding pyridoxine 5'-phosphate synthase: MLLGVNIDHIAVLREARKINDPNPLDAVSICKLSGADQITIHLREDRRHIHDNDAKVIIEQSALPVNLECAIDEDIIDIVCKLKPARATLVPEKREEVTTEGGLDLKGSYKKLQKAIKKLHANEIEVSLFIDPNKEAIELSKKLNVEWIELHTGSFANIYAMLNTNLRNTHHSIKELELSKKELNIKLQNSIGELKKASKLAIKNDLKVAAGHGLNYQNVILVSNIQGIEELNIGQSIIARSVFTGLKDAIIEMKNLIK; encoded by the coding sequence TTGTTACTTGGCGTAAATATAGACCACATTGCTGTTTTAAGAGAAGCTAGAAAAATCAACGACCCAAACCCACTAGATGCTGTAAGTATTTGTAAGCTTTCAGGAGCTGATCAAATCACTATACACTTAAGAGAAGATAGACGTCATATACATGATAATGATGCAAAAGTAATAATTGAACAATCTGCACTTCCTGTAAATTTAGAGTGTGCAATTGATGAAGATATTATAGATATTGTTTGTAAATTGAAACCTGCACGTGCTACCTTAGTACCTGAAAAAAGAGAAGAAGTTACGACTGAGGGTGGACTTGACTTAAAAGGTTCATATAAAAAACTTCAAAAAGCTATTAAAAAACTTCATGCAAATGAAATTGAAGTTTCTCTTTTTATTGACCCAAATAAAGAAGCAATTGAATTATCAAAAAAACTAAATGTTGAGTGGATTGAACTTCACACAGGTTCTTTTGCAAATATCTACGCAATGCTTAATACAAATCTTAGAAATACACACCATAGTATTAAAGAGTTAGAATTAAGTAAAAAAGAGTTAAACATAAAACTTCAAAACTCTATTGGTGAGTTAAAAAAAGCTAGTAAATTAGCAATAAAAAATGATTTGAAAGTTGCAGCAGGGCATGGACTCAATTATCAAAATGTAATTTTAGTTTCAAATATTCAAGGAATTGAAGAGCTTAATATCGGACAAAGTATTATTGCAAGATCTGTATTTACAGGCTTAAAAGATGCAATTATTGAAATGAAAAACTTAATAAAATAA
- the pdxA gene encoding 4-hydroxythreonine-4-phosphate dehydrogenase has translation MKPKIAISIGDLNGIGIEIALRTHEKISQYCNPIYCISNKMLKRAANELKLEIPQDFITTKVKGEHEIKAGVVTRKAGKYSFDSFMEAITLADKGEVDAVCTLPINKESWSKADIKYKGHTEVLRDYFGKNAIMMLGCKKMFVGLFTEHIPLRKVAKKVNEEDLTQFLIDFYKNVKAKNIGVLGLNPHASDNGVLGEEEVQIFKAIKNANKILEKDIFKGPLVPDTAFSPMSRKSYTYFVAMYHDQGLAPLKALYFDQSINVSLNLPIIRTSVDHGTAFNIAYKNQKLNTKSYINAIKEAVSLLNNK, from the coding sequence ATGAAACCTAAAATAGCAATAAGTATTGGTGATTTAAATGGTATTGGTATTGAAATAGCACTAAGAACACATGAAAAAATATCACAATACTGTAATCCAATATACTGTATAAGTAACAAAATGCTTAAACGTGCAGCAAATGAACTAAAACTTGAAATTCCTCAAGACTTTATAACTACTAAAGTTAAAGGTGAACATGAAATAAAAGCAGGAGTTGTTACTAGAAAAGCAGGTAAATACTCATTTGATTCATTTATGGAAGCCATTACTTTAGCTGATAAAGGTGAAGTTGATGCTGTTTGTACTCTTCCTATTAACAAAGAGTCATGGAGTAAAGCAGATATAAAATATAAAGGTCACACAGAAGTTCTAAGAGACTACTTTGGGAAAAATGCAATTATGATGCTTGGATGTAAAAAAATGTTTGTAGGGCTTTTTACAGAACATATCCCCTTAAGAAAAGTGGCTAAAAAAGTAAATGAAGAGGATTTGACTCAATTTTTAATAGACTTTTATAAAAATGTAAAAGCCAAAAATATTGGCGTTTTAGGTCTTAATCCCCATGCAAGTGACAATGGTGTTTTAGGGGAAGAAGAAGTACAAATATTCAAAGCCATTAAAAATGCAAATAAAATTTTAGAAAAAGATATTTTCAAAGGGCCATTAGTTCCTGATACTGCGTTTTCACCAATGTCTAGAAAAAGCTATACATACTTTGTAGCCATGTATCATGACCAAGGCTTAGCACCACTAAAAGCTTTATATTTTGATCAAAGTATAAATGTAAGTTTAAATCTTCCAATTATAAGAACTTCTGTTGATCATGGAACAGCATTTAATATTGCGTATAAAAATCAAAAACTTAATACAAAAAGTTATATAAATGCAATTAAAGAGGCTGTTTCTCTACTAAATAATAAGTAG
- a CDS encoding SPOR domain-containing protein: MEIKGDDFLKKIQVHQEREELEQKLNELEEVENHIGQSTSPDFNNTPPKSPRVNEDPSEQELDNIMLQSSKSNEENKKRYLILGLVLVVVFLLTIIVIRLLTDSPKEDPFTSNQTETQLAQTGEDANIEENFQKIMNDRVKKSNDDEEIISEEKLNEIKQSVIQEEEPKKEASIEESDLDATIAKIKEQKKKEVEEKKEEVKKEIKKEEPKVTKQEPKKTVKQLIQNTSDAAPKGYFVQIGAFSKTPSASYINKIRDANLKYKIYKVEVKGKMYNKVLIGPYSSRATAKQNIDDIKKKLNLSGAYVLKF, translated from the coding sequence ATGGAAATTAAAGGCGATGATTTTTTAAAAAAAATCCAAGTACATCAAGAAAGAGAAGAGTTAGAACAAAAACTAAATGAACTAGAAGAAGTTGAAAACCATATCGGGCAGTCAACTTCACCTGATTTTAATAACACTCCTCCTAAATCTCCAAGAGTCAATGAAGACCCAAGTGAGCAAGAACTAGATAATATAATGCTTCAATCTTCAAAATCAAATGAAGAAAACAAGAAAAGATATCTAATCTTAGGTTTAGTATTGGTTGTTGTATTTTTATTAACTATTATTGTTATTCGCCTTTTAACAGATAGTCCAAAAGAAGATCCTTTTACATCAAATCAAACAGAAACACAATTAGCTCAAACAGGTGAAGATGCAAATATTGAAGAAAACTTTCAAAAAATCATGAATGATAGAGTTAAAAAAAGTAATGATGATGAAGAAATAATCTCAGAAGAAAAACTAAATGAGATTAAACAAAGTGTAATTCAAGAAGAAGAACCTAAAAAAGAAGCTTCAATTGAAGAGAGTGATTTAGATGCTACAATTGCTAAAATTAAAGAGCAAAAGAAAAAAGAAGTAGAAGAGAAAAAAGAAGAAGTTAAAAAAGAAATAAAAAAAGAAGAACCTAAAGTTACAAAACAAGAACCTAAGAAAACTGTTAAACAATTGATTCAAAACACTTCAGATGCAGCTCCAAAAGGATATTTTGTACAAATTGGTGCCTTTAGTAAAACACCAAGTGCAAGCTATATAAATAAAATAAGAGATGCAAACTTAAAATATAAAATATATAAAGTTGAAGTAAAAGGAAAAATGTACAATAAAGTACTTATAGGACCATATTCTTCTAGAGCAACAGCTAAGCAGAATATAGATGATATAAAGAAAAAACTGAACCTAAGCGGTGCTTATGTTCTTAAATTTTAG
- a CDS encoding RelA/SpoT family protein, translating into MDPFITKIQNINTIEDALAELHNQTELSPKLQDLINFIIKAHEGQFRKSGEPYSVHPILVACITAHFSQEEAIIATALLHDVVEDTHFSLDYVKEEWGSDIAHMVDGLTKIVEIRETEFVPSNNTNDSKLISSALTFRKMLIASIDDVRVLVVKLCDRLHNMLTLSALPANKQKRIAEETLVVYVPIANRLGISTLKNALEDLAFYYIYPNEYKKIDQFLEEQQHAMQLNFNNFISTTTKLLEKNGFDPDKFKIYSRVKHHYSIYLKMQRKGISIDEVLDLFAIRILVEDDIACYKALGFIHLEFKPLISRFKDYVATPKENGYQTIHTTVFSNSKIYEIQIRSFEMNKIAEFGIAAHWKYKSGEKNTTNLNWLKSLEFTNDNIEEFYQDTKNELHGEDMVVYSPKGETFNLPTGSTAYDFAFAIHSDIGKKATACYINKIKKPLLTELKSTDIVSIETGDKEIARCTWYDMVKTSRAKKQIKFLCTHRKREIDEMSGKNIIDTIFSRYHNEVSKKYPYEAPYKVPEILEYFKYVKQTVEKSIVKDKGLVTRFKILTSKVKEYKFDNVLIYSNFSINSVSFDHCCHPKFGDDIVAFRNGNEAILHHKMCDKAYEKIKQKHQMLFCKWTRDTLYQYKMLVSLPNTKGELARLLTYMSQYEGYILSVDYGRQKHSYRQYCDIEFEINKANIDEVRKIIEKKVKVIEFFSKKDAYKN; encoded by the coding sequence ATGGATCCATTTATTACAAAAATTCAAAATATTAATACTATTGAAGATGCATTAGCAGAACTTCACAATCAAACAGAACTTTCCCCTAAACTACAAGATTTAATCAACTTTATTATAAAGGCTCATGAGGGTCAGTTTAGAAAAAGCGGTGAACCATATAGCGTGCACCCTATTCTAGTAGCTTGTATTACCGCACACTTCTCACAAGAAGAAGCTATTATAGCAACTGCCTTACTTCATGACGTTGTTGAAGATACACATTTTTCCCTTGACTATGTAAAAGAAGAATGGGGAAGTGATATTGCTCATATGGTTGATGGATTAACTAAGATTGTAGAAATCAGAGAAACTGAGTTTGTACCATCAAATAACACCAATGACTCAAAACTTATATCCTCAGCTTTAACATTTAGAAAGATGCTTATAGCATCAATCGATGATGTAAGAGTTTTAGTAGTTAAACTTTGTGATAGACTTCACAATATGCTAACACTTTCAGCACTTCCTGCTAATAAGCAAAAAAGAATTGCCGAAGAGACATTAGTAGTTTATGTACCAATTGCAAATAGACTTGGTATTTCTACACTAAAAAATGCACTTGAAGATTTAGCATTTTATTATATCTATCCAAATGAGTATAAAAAAATTGATCAATTTTTAGAAGAACAACAACATGCAATGCAGTTGAACTTCAATAATTTTATATCAACAACAACTAAACTTTTAGAGAAAAATGGCTTTGATCCTGATAAATTTAAAATTTACAGTAGAGTTAAGCACCATTACTCTATATACTTAAAAATGCAAAGAAAAGGTATCTCTATAGATGAAGTGCTTGACTTATTTGCTATTAGGATTTTAGTTGAAGATGATATTGCTTGTTATAAGGCTTTAGGATTTATACATTTAGAGTTTAAGCCTTTAATTTCGAGGTTTAAAGATTATGTAGCAACACCAAAAGAGAATGGTTATCAAACTATTCATACAACTGTTTTTTCAAATTCAAAGATTTATGAAATACAAATTAGATCTTTTGAGATGAATAAAATTGCAGAGTTTGGTATTGCTGCTCATTGGAAATATAAATCAGGTGAAAAAAATACAACAAATCTAAACTGGCTTAAGTCTTTAGAATTCACAAATGATAATATTGAAGAGTTTTATCAAGATACAAAAAATGAGCTACATGGTGAAGATATGGTGGTTTACTCTCCAAAAGGTGAAACATTTAATCTTCCAACAGGCTCAACTGCTTATGATTTTGCCTTTGCTATTCATAGTGATATTGGTAAAAAAGCAACAGCTTGTTATATCAATAAAATCAAAAAACCTTTATTAACAGAACTTAAAAGCACTGATATTGTTTCAATTGAAACAGGAGATAAAGAAATAGCAAGATGTACTTGGTATGATATGGTAAAAACATCAAGAGCAAAAAAACAAATCAAGTTTTTATGTACTCACAGAAAAAGAGAAATTGATGAAATGTCAGGAAAAAATATTATTGATACTATTTTTTCGAGATACCATAATGAAGTATCAAAAAAATATCCATATGAAGCACCATATAAAGTACCTGAAATTCTTGAATACTTTAAATATGTAAAACAAACAGTTGAAAAAAGTATTGTAAAAGATAAGGGTTTAGTTACAAGATTTAAAATCTTAACTAGTAAGGTAAAAGAGTATAAATTTGATAATGTATTAATATATTCAAATTTTAGTATTAATTCTGTATCATTTGACCATTGTTGTCACCCTAAATTTGGTGATGACATTGTTGCATTTAGAAATGGCAATGAAGCAATTTTACACCATAAGATGTGTGATAAAGCATATGAAAAAATAAAACAAAAACATCAAATGCTATTTTGTAAATGGACAAGAGATACTTTATATCAATATAAAATGCTTGTAAGCCTTCCTAATACTAAAGGAGAGTTAGCAAGACTACTTACTTATATGAGCCAATATGAAGGTTATATACTATCAGTGGATTATGGTAGACAAAAGCACTCATATAGACAGTATTGTGATATAGAGTTTGAAATTAATAAAGCAAATATCGATGAAGTTAGAAAAATAATAGAGAAAAAAGTAAAAGTAATAGAGTTTTTTTCAAAAAAAGACGCATATAAAAATTAA